A region from the uncultured Methanobrevibacter sp. genome encodes:
- a CDS encoding DNA-directed DNA polymerase, translating into MVKRNIVLLDIDYITHDEKPVVRLFGKVKGEKSNDLIALDDSFVPYLYILPVNDIDECMKDLVELEKEEELEFTKIEKVLKKDFQVPTEFIKISFNHPQDVPKYRDKIWDLDSVKQLREHDIPFYRRYLIDNGLVPMAELELEGEIIDSFETIDSDNDSLEILKLNEAPKTANTDFQEFRMMSFDLEVRNPHGMPNPDEDEIIMIGIDSNVGVRKVISTKGDEFEHDPEMYFIEKVDSEKEMIESFIKTVKENNIDIIIGYNSDVFDFPYLKDRAKIWGLDLDLGVDGSSIKFIRRGYNNAATFKGLLHVDLYLVMRRYMSLDRYTLERVYFEFFGEEKIDVPGDRIYEFWDNGGKELKNLFKYSLDDVVSTLKIAQETLPLNLELTRIVGQPFVDVTRMATGQQAEWYLVRKAYEVDEVVPNKPNMTMKNIKERGSNSGGYVKEPEIGLHENLVQFDFKSLYPTLIISKNISPDVLVHDNSSYNAKFEDFEDYETGYDEIDNLKEEEISSAIDDDEEYYISPEHFFKFKKEPQGFIPSALEDILNERFAVKNRMKATDDPILKKSLDVQQQALKRLANTMYGVYGFLRFRWYSFECAQSITAWGRQHIKKAMKEAEDYGFKAIYADTDGFYAKYVPEMKKE; encoded by the coding sequence GGAGAAAAATCCAATGACTTGATTGCATTGGATGACAGTTTTGTCCCTTATTTGTATATTTTGCCTGTAAATGATATTGATGAATGTATGAAGGATTTAGTAGAACTTGAAAAGGAAGAGGAATTGGAGTTTACAAAAATTGAAAAAGTCCTTAAAAAGGATTTCCAAGTTCCTACCGAATTCATTAAAATCAGCTTTAACCATCCTCAAGATGTTCCTAAATACAGAGACAAGATTTGGGATTTGGACTCTGTAAAACAGCTTAGGGAACATGACATTCCATTCTATAGAAGATATCTTATTGACAATGGTTTGGTTCCTATGGCTGAATTGGAGTTAGAAGGGGAAATTATTGACTCATTTGAAACCATAGACAGTGATAATGATTCCCTTGAAATCCTTAAATTGAATGAAGCTCCTAAAACTGCAAACACTGATTTCCAAGAGTTCAGGATGATGAGCTTTGACTTGGAAGTTAGAAACCCTCATGGAATGCCTAATCCTGATGAGGATGAAATAATCATGATTGGAATCGACAGCAATGTAGGAGTTAGAAAAGTCATTTCCACTAAAGGTGATGAGTTTGAGCATGACCCTGAAATGTACTTTATAGAAAAGGTTGACTCTGAAAAGGAAATGATCGAATCTTTCATCAAGACTGTCAAGGAAAACAATATTGACATTATCATAGGGTATAACTCTGATGTCTTTGACTTCCCTTACCTTAAGGATAGAGCAAAGATATGGGGCCTTGATTTGGATTTAGGTGTTGATGGATCAAGCATCAAGTTCATTAGAAGAGGCTACAATAATGCAGCTACATTCAAAGGACTTCTTCATGTTGACTTGTACTTGGTAATGAGAAGATACATGTCTCTTGACAGATACACTTTAGAGAGAGTATACTTTGAGTTCTTTGGAGAGGAAAAGATAGATGTTCCTGGAGACAGGATTTATGAATTCTGGGACAATGGAGGCAAGGAACTTAAGAACCTGTTCAAGTATTCCTTGGATGATGTCGTATCCACATTGAAGATTGCTCAGGAAACATTGCCTTTGAATTTGGAACTTACCCGTATAGTAGGACAGCCTTTTGTTGATGTAACCCGTATGGCAACCGGTCAACAAGCTGAGTGGTATTTGGTTAGAAAAGCTTATGAAGTTGATGAGGTTGTGCCGAATAAGCCTAACATGACTATGAAAAACATCAAGGAGAGAGGCAGCAACTCCGGAGGTTATGTGAAAGAGCCAGAAATTGGTTTGCATGAGAATTTGGTTCAGTTCGACTTCAAGAGTCTGTACCCTACTTTAATCATTTCAAAAAACATTTCTCCAGATGTTTTGGTACATGACAATTCATCTTATAATGCCAAATTTGAAGACTTTGAAGATTATGAAACTGGCTATGATGAAATAGATAATCTTAAGGAAGAGGAAATCTCTTCTGCGATAGATGATGATGAGGAATATTATATTTCACCAGAACACTTCTTCAAGTTCAAGAAAGAGCCTCAAGGATTTATTCCTTCAGCTTTAGAGGATATTCTTAATGAAAGGTTTGCTGTTAAGAATAGGATGAAGGCAACTGATGATCCAATCCTGAAAAAGAGTTTGGATGTTCAGCAGCAAGCATTGAAACGTTTGGCAAATACAATGTATGGAGTTTATGGATTCTTGAGATTCCGTTGGTATTCATTTGAATGTGCCCAATCAATTACTGCTTGGGGACGTCAGCATATTAAAAAGGCAATGAAAGAAGCGGAAGATTATGGTTTCAAGGCAATTTATGCAGATACTGATGGTTTCTATGCAAAGTATGTGCCTGAAATGAAAAAGGAATAG
- a CDS encoding putative zinc-binding protein, whose translation MEEKIALAACSGMSPNGLVARVAVHDLAIDDVEILSICMGSTSANVTGFKRMLDKYPILAINGCEGNCVGKILEQKGIEIVDELNVGDILAETEHKANDAARLDEEGEICVSIVKEVIENKIKEIELE comes from the coding sequence ATGGAAGAGAAAATTGCTTTGGCAGCATGTAGCGGTATGAGTCCTAACGGTTTGGTTGCAAGAGTTGCAGTTCATGACTTAGCTATTGATGATGTGGAAATCTTATCCATTTGTATGGGTTCAACTTCTGCAAATGTCACTGGCTTTAAAAGAATGCTTGACAAATATCCTATTTTAGCTATTAATGGCTGTGAAGGAAACTGTGTTGGAAAAATACTAGAGCAAAAGGGTATTGAAATTGTCGATGAACTTAATGTTGGAGACATTTTAGCTGAAACTGAGCATAAGGCAAATGATGCTGCAAGATTGGATGAAGAAGGGGAAATCTGTGTTTCAATAGTGAAGGAAGTTATTGAAAACAAGATCAAAGAAATTGAATTAGAATAA